One Streptomyces sp. 840.1 genomic window, ATGCTGCCGACCGAGGCGGGGGCCGCTGTCGCGGTTGCCGCGACGGGGCCGCCGACGAAGAGGACGGACAGGAGGGCGGCGACGCCGCCGAGCGTGGTGATCCGTGGGGGGATTCGCATACCCACCATGATGACGCGCGTAGACGCCGTCCCGTCAACGCCAACTCATGTGAATTTTTCGGAAGTTAACCTGAACGGCGGAAGATCCACGTCGAGACGCCGGGGCCGCCCGGACTCCGTGGTTCCGCACTCATTGACGCCCGGGAAAGCGTGACGGCCCGTGAGCGGGGCATGCATTGCGTGAAGCACATCCGAGGAGGAGGGGGCGATTCACTGTGCGGGCGGGGGAGACGATGGAGCGTCAGGAGCAGGGCCGGCTGCATCGCAGACTGGGCAGCGCCGATCTGGCAGCGGTGTCCGAAGTGCGAGGCGCGGTAAGGGAATTGCTGAGGTACCGCTGGAAGGAGGAGCCCGCGCAGGTGGCCGAGCTGCTGCTCAGCGAGCTGGTGACCAACGCCCTGGTCCACACGGACGAGGGCGCTGTCGTCGCCGTCAGCGTGGCGCCCCGGAAACTGCGGGTGGAGGTAAGGGACTTCGTCCCCGGGATGCCCGTGTCGCACGCACCGAACGCCGACGACGGTACGCACGGCAGAGGGCTGATCCTGGTGGAGAGCCTCGCGGACGCCTGGGGGATCAGCCCCAAGGCGCTGGGCAAGGTGGTGTGGTTCGAGCTCGAAGGCGAACGGCCCTGACGATCCGCTGGATCGTCAGGGCCGTTCATCGCCGGCCTTGCCGGCCGGTCGCCCGGAGCCGGGCCGGCCTTGTCGGCCTGCCGGCCGAAACCGTTCCGATCTGTCGGCCGGCCCGTGCGGGTCAGCCGAACTGCTGCTCCAGGGCCTTCAGTTTCTGCTCCAGCGAATCGAGCCGGGGCAGGGCCTGGGTGTCGTCCTCGGGAGGGAGGTCGACCGCTCTCGGATCAGTCGTGCTCAGGTCCGGGGCGTTCTTGGAGCTGGAGCCGGTTACGGCTTGCAGGGATGGCCGGGGTCGCAGTGGCAGCTGACCCGGCTCGGATATGGCGGGCTCCGCGACGGACTGCGCGGAGCCCGTCGAGGCGGTGATGGCCTGGACGTCCGCCTGGGCGCCGCCCCGGCCCACCCGGCCCCAGGCCCGGTTCTGCCGGTTCAGGGCCTTGATCTGGGCCCGGTCCAGCTTCTCCTGGTCCTTCCTGCGGAGACGGTTCTGCTCCTTCTCCCTGCGGTCCTCGCGTACCTCGTCGACCGCCTCGTCCAGCGTGCGTACGCCTTCGAGGAGCATCAGCGACCAGGCGCCGAAGGTCTCCCGGGGAGCGCGCAGCCACCGGACGATCCGGATCTGCGGCAGCGGGCGGGGCACCAGGCCCTGCTCGCGCAGCGCGGCGACACGGGTCTGCTTCAGCGCCCGGTCGAAGAGGACGGCCGCCGAGAGCGACATCCCCGCGAAGAAGTGCGGGGCGCCCGCGTGGCTCAGGCCGCGCGGTGCGTGCACCCAGTTGAACCAGGCGGCAGCGCCGGCGAAGGTCCACACCAGCAGCCGGGAGCCGAGCGCCGCGTCTCCGTGGCTGGCCTCCCGCACGGCGAGCACGGAGCAGAACATGGCGGCCCCGTCGAGCCCGAAGGGCACCAGGTACTCCCAGCCCCCGGAGAGGCCGAGGTTCTGCCGGCCGAAGCCGACGAGCCCGTGGAAGGAGAGCGCGGCGGCGACCGCCGCGCAGCAGAACAGCAGAACGTACGAAGCGGTGGCGTAGAGCGCTTCCTTGCGCCTGCGGCGGTCCTCGCTGCGTTCCCAGGTGTCGTCGGCCGCGGACGTGTCGGCGGCGCGCTTGCCGCGTGCGACCAGCGCCACCGCCACCGCCGCCATGACTCCCGCGAGCAGCACGGCGCCCGGAAGCAGCCAGTCGAGCGATATGTCGGTCAGTCTCATGCGCGGTCCCTTGCGTCGCGTAGGGCGTTTCGGGCGCCATCGTGGCGGAGATTCCCTCAAGTCCTGGCGGTTTCGGGGCAAGTGAACGCCAATGGGGTGGCTGAGCCGGTGGATTTCCGCGATCTGGTCGAACGCCCCTCAGCGGCAGGGCGGTTGTGTTCGATTCACGTCACCCCTGCGGGCGGTGTGGATCAGGGAGCGGGCGTCAGCTTCCGGACCCGGTCGGCGTCACAGGTGCGCGGGCAGGTGACGCAGGTGTCCTCGGGCCGCAGTGTGTAGAAGAGGCAGCAGCTCGCCCGGTCCCGGGTGGGCAGTGACTCGCCCGCCGGTCCGGTCAGTTCACGGAAGCCCGCGGTGCCGACGTACGGCTTGGTGGTGCCCGGCAGGAGGGCCTCCAGCTCGGCCATCGCCCGCCGCTCCTCGCCCAGCAGATGGGCGATGTACCAGAGGCCCTCGACGATCTCGTCGGTCGCCATGCCCCACAGGGCCCGCTTCCCGCGCCGCATCCTCGGTCCGAAGCCGTCGAGCACCGGTCCGAGGTGCTCGGCCACGGAGGCGAGGACCTCGGCGCGCAGCGCGGCCTCGTCCGCCACCACCCGGGCGCCCGGCAGCGCCGCCGCCGGGTCGTCGGGCAGGCAGGCGAACTCCCTTACCCGCAAGGTCAGATGGCCCAGCGCGCGCTGGAAGGAGACGTCCTCGACCGGAATCCGGGGCACCCGCCGGTGCAGGAACCACGGCACTGTCACCAGCAGACAGGCCGGCCAGGCGTAGCGGTGCAGTCCGAAGCTGGCGACCACGTCGGGCCTGGCCTGCTGTCCGTAGTCCCGCAGCACCTGCGCGTTGTCCCAGGCGAGGAAGGTGTCCAGGGCGCTGCCGCCGGCCGCCAGCTCGTGCGCGCCGACCCAGCCGACGCCGCCCGGGGCGGACTCGCCGTCCGTGAGTACCTCGGCGCGCAGCCCCGGGAAGACCTCGGCCAGACGCGCGTACGCCTCGGTCACGGCCGAGGGCGCCGCTGCGGGAAGCGGGGCGGGGAGCAGGGCGGGGAGGGGCATGCGCGGACCACCGTATCGCGATCGTTTAGAGGTAAGCCTTACCTTACCCGACCTGATCGATGTTTGAACTGCGGCCTCCTCCGCCTATCGTGCACACGGGGCACGGCACACGCGAGCCGTGCCCGGTACGTCCGAGGAGGCAGCCGTGGAGCAGGGCAGAGCGTGTGAGGAGGTGCGGCCGCCGTACGCGTCCGTCGCCTCCGTGACCGCCCACTCGCCCGTCCGGGTGCCCGAACAGGCCCGCGGCGAGCACACCCACGGCGAGCAGCCCCCGCCCCGGCACGCGGTGCGGCGGCACTCCGTGCGCGGCCAGATCCTGGAAGCCCTGCGCGCCGCCCTCGTCGACGGCGAGCTGATCCCCGGGCAGGTCTACTCCGCCCCGGCCCTCGGCGCCCGCTTCGGGGTCTCCGCCACCCCCGTGCGCGAGGCGATGCAGCAGCTGGCCGTCGAAGGAGCCGTCGAGGTCGTGCCGAACCGGGGCTTCCGGGTCGCGGAGCGCGGCCCGCGCGAGCTGGCCGAGCTGGCGGAGGTGCGGGCGCTGATCGAGGTGCCCGTCATGCTGCGGCTCGCCCGGACCGTGGCCCCGGCCGGCTGGTGCGCCCTGCGCCCGCTGGCCGACGCCACCGTCGCGGCGGCGGCCGTCGGTGACCGGGCCAGTTACGCCGAGGCGGACCGGGCCTTCCACGGAGCGGTGCTCGCCCTGTCCGGCAACACCCAGCTCGTCGCGGTGGCCGACGAACTGCACCGCCGCTCCCAGTGGCCCCTGGAGACCAACCCGGTCACCCGCCGCGCCGACCTCCTGGCGGACGCGTCCGAGCACACCGCGCTCCTGGACGCGCTGATCGCCCAGGACGTGGTGGTCGTGCAGTCACTGGTACGGGAGCACTTCGCCGGTTCCGGGGGCTGAATCCGGCAGCCGGGACCGGGCCCCCGGGCGCGGCCTCAGTTCGCCTCGGCGGTTCCCGGACCCGGCGGGCCGATGTGCGGGGCCAGCCAGGTCGGGACGCCGCCGAGCAGCCGGAAGAGCCTGCCCGCCTCGGCGCGCAGCCGGGTCGCCACCTCGGGTTCCGGCTCGGCGTCCGCCATGGCGATGAGCGCCGGGGCGGTACCGACGAGGTAGCCCAGCTCCTCCCTTATGCGCAAGGACTCGGCGAAGCCGTGCCGGGCCTCCGCCAGTTCTCCCTCGCGCAGCGCGATCAGCGCGAGATGGCGCCAGGTCGAGGAGAGCAGCAGCTCGTCGCCCTGCGCGGTGGCGCCGGCATGGGCCCTGCGGTAGGCGGCGCGTGCGGCCTGCGGCGAATCCGCGATGTTCTGCGCGATCAGGCCCCGCCGGAAGTCCAGCAGCGGGCGGCCCGCGGCGGCCGGGGACAGCAGTGCCGCGGCCCGGCTCAGCGCGACCCGGGCCTCGTCGGCCCGGTCCCGCACACCGAGCAGCGTCGAGGCGTACGCGAGGTGTCCGCGCTCGCAGGCGGCGGCCCCGCGCTCGGCGTCGTCGTGGGCCAGGGCCTCGGCGGTGCGCAGCGCGTCCTCGGCCTCGGTCCAGCCCTGCCCCGTGTACAGGCAGCGCTCGGTCAGCAGGGCCGTCCGCTGGAGCGCCGCGGCCGGGTCGGTGGCGGCGTCGTGTTCGAGCAGTGCCGCGGCGTCCGTCCAGCAGGCGCGGGACCGCAACCGCCATACGGCTGTCTGGAGCGGCGGATCGTCATCTGCTGTCGTTCCGGAACCAGACATGGCGGTATACGCCACATTGCCCTCCCCGAGCGCACCATTGAGCTGTGGAGAGTGTCCGTCCACCGGGCGGTGCACCCGCAATGGCCGGACGCTCTGAGTCTGGCCGCATCACAGCACGGAAAGGCACGCCGGGCCAAGAGGTCGAGGCAATGTCAGGTGAAACTTTTCACAATCGACGGAAGACGCCGGAAGCCGCCCGGGACGGCGGGAGCCCCCGGGAATCAGCTCATACGCAGGGCGAGGAAGAAGTCGAGCTTGTCCTCCAGGCGCGCGAGATCACGCCCCGTCAACTGCTCGATTCGCCCGATCCGGTAGCGCAGCGTGTTGACGTGCAGATGCAGCCGGGCCGCGCAGCGGGTCCACGATCCGTCGCAGTCCAGGAACGACTCCAGGGTCGGGATCAGCTCCGCGCGGTGGCGCCGGTCGTAGTCCCGGAGCGGGTCGAGCAGCCGTGCGGTGAACGCGCGGCGCACGTCGTCCGGGACGAACGGCAGCAGCAGCACGTGCGAGGCCAGCTCGTGGTGGCCGGCCGCGCAGACCCGCCCGGGACGGGCCGCCGCCACGCGGCGGGCGTGCCGGGCCTCCTCCAGCGCGCCGCGCAGCCCCTCGGGCGAGTGCACCGACGCGCTGACACCCAGTGTCAGCCGCCCGTCGTCGGCGAGCCCCGCGGACAGCGGTGCGCGCACCGCTGCGAGCAGGACGTCGGCGTGCAGCACGGGATCCTCCCCGGCGGGCTCCGGGCCCTCCGGGTCCCCGGCACCGTCCGGGTCCCCGTCCGGCAGGGCGACGGCGGGCAGCGGTACCAGCGCGACGGCCTCGTCGCCGGCGTGCGCGACGGCGATCCGGTCCGCGGAGTCGGGGCCCGTCACGGCCGGGTCGACGAGGATCTCCTCCAGCAGCGCCTGGGCGACCGGGCCGCCCGCGACACCGGACCCGGACGAGCCGGGCGCGCCCTGCTCGTCCCAGTCGACCCGGGCCACCACCACCTGCCAGTGCGGCGCGGTGCCGAGGCCGGGCAGCAGGACCGGGGCGGCCACCCGCAGCCTGGCCGCGATCTCGGCGGGCGGGGCGCCGGCCTGGACCAGTTCGAGGACCTCCTGGGCGAGCCTGCGGCGCACGGTGCGGGCTGCGTCCCGCCGGTCCCGCTCGACCGCGATCAGCTGGGTGACGCCCTGGAGCAGGTC contains:
- a CDS encoding DUF2637 domain-containing protein; translation: MRLTDISLDWLLPGAVLLAGVMAAVAVALVARGKRAADTSAADDTWERSEDRRRRKEALYATASYVLLFCCAAVAAALSFHGLVGFGRQNLGLSGGWEYLVPFGLDGAAMFCSVLAVREASHGDAALGSRLLVWTFAGAAAWFNWVHAPRGLSHAGAPHFFAGMSLSAAVLFDRALKQTRVAALREQGLVPRPLPQIRIVRWLRAPRETFGAWSLMLLEGVRTLDEAVDEVREDRREKEQNRLRRKDQEKLDRAQIKALNRQNRAWGRVGRGGAQADVQAITASTGSAQSVAEPAISEPGQLPLRPRPSLQAVTGSSSKNAPDLSTTDPRAVDLPPEDDTQALPRLDSLEQKLKALEQQFG
- a CDS encoding PucR family transcriptional regulator ligand-binding domain-containing protein; protein product: MRLRALLETDALGLRLLGGDDELDRSVRGVMTTDLRDPSRYLTGGELVLTGLAWHRDAADSEPFVRILAGAGVAGLAAGEAEFGDIPDDLVEACRRHRLPLFAVNEIVAFATITEYVVRQVSGERAGDLAAVVDRHRRLMTSGPAGGGPEVVLDLLGSDLDLQAWVLSPTGRQIAGAGAPLPGPAAAELAGLHLAAVRTGRRAPYRAAIGGVAYSLFPIRNNSRGAAPASRDVRESVLSDWLLAVEADASDWPAARLDLLQGVTQLIAVERDRRDAARTVRRRLAQEVLELVQAGAPPAEIAARLRVAAPVLLPGLGTAPHWQVVVARVDWDEQGAPGSSGSGVAGGPVAQALLEEILVDPAVTGPDSADRIAVAHAGDEAVALVPLPAVALPDGDPDGAGDPEGPEPAGEDPVLHADVLLAAVRAPLSAGLADDGRLTLGVSASVHSPEGLRGALEEARHARRVAAARPGRVCAAGHHELASHVLLLPFVPDDVRRAFTARLLDPLRDYDRRHRAELIPTLESFLDCDGSWTRCAARLHLHVNTLRYRIGRIEQLTGRDLARLEDKLDFFLALRMS
- a CDS encoding GntR family transcriptional regulator yields the protein MEQGRACEEVRPPYASVASVTAHSPVRVPEQARGEHTHGEQPPPRHAVRRHSVRGQILEALRAALVDGELIPGQVYSAPALGARFGVSATPVREAMQQLAVEGAVEVVPNRGFRVAERGPRELAELAEVRALIEVPVMLRLARTVAPAGWCALRPLADATVAAAAVGDRASYAEADRAFHGAVLALSGNTQLVAVADELHRRSQWPLETNPVTRRADLLADASEHTALLDALIAQDVVVVQSLVREHFAGSGG
- a CDS encoding (2Fe-2S)-binding protein, whose translation is MPLPALLPAPLPAAAPSAVTEAYARLAEVFPGLRAEVLTDGESAPGGVGWVGAHELAAGGSALDTFLAWDNAQVLRDYGQQARPDVVASFGLHRYAWPACLLVTVPWFLHRRVPRIPVEDVSFQRALGHLTLRVREFACLPDDPAAALPGARVVADEAALRAEVLASVAEHLGPVLDGFGPRMRRGKRALWGMATDEIVEGLWYIAHLLGEERRAMAELEALLPGTTKPYVGTAGFRELTGPAGESLPTRDRASCCLFYTLRPEDTCVTCPRTCDADRVRKLTPAP
- a CDS encoding ATP-binding protein — protein: MERQEQGRLHRRLGSADLAAVSEVRGAVRELLRYRWKEEPAQVAELLLSELVTNALVHTDEGAVVAVSVAPRKLRVEVRDFVPGMPVSHAPNADDGTHGRGLILVESLADAWGISPKALGKVVWFELEGERP